CCAGCTCTTCCAGTACCGGCTGAACGGTGCGCACCACAAAGGGAATGCTGGTGAACGCCATCGCGACGGCAATCCCCAGCCAGGTATAGGAAACCTTGATATCGAACTGCGCCAGCCACTGACCATACCAACCATTAACGGAAAAGAGCCCGGCCAGCGTCAGCCCGGCAACTGCGGTCGGCAGCGCGAAAGGCAGATCCATCAGCCCATCCAACAGGCTGCGCCCCGGAAAGCGGTAGCGCGTTAAAATCCACGCCATCAGCATGCCGAAAACCGCATTGAACAGCGAGGCCACCGCCGCCGACAGCAGGGTAACTTTATAAGCCGCCACCACCTGCGGGTTAGTGATTACGTCCCAATACTGCGCCAGCGACATTTGCGCCAGCTGCATGATTAAGGCGCTCATCGGCAACAGCAGGATCAGACAGGTAAAAAACAGGCTGCTGCCAAGGCTGATGCCAAAGCCTGGGAGTACACGTTTACTGCTTGCTACAAACATTAACCACGCCCCGCCGCTAACAGCTTATCCAGCTCGCCACCGCTGGCGAAGTGGGTTTTCATAATGTTTTCCCAGCTGCCGAAACGATCTTCCACCCGAAACAGCTCAGTTTGCGGGAAGTTTGCCTGCTGCATCAGCTGCGGGTTATTCACGCGATAATAGAATTTTGTCATTATCTGCTGCGCCGCCGGTGTATAGAGATAATTGAGATAAGCTTTCGCCGCCGCTTCGGTATGCTTTTGCGCCACGTTTTTATCCAGCCACGCGACCGGGAACTCGGCAAGAATATCGGTTTTCGGTACCACCACTTCGTAACCCTGTGGCGCATACTGATTACGAATGTTGTTTACTTCCGATTCAAAGCTGATCAGCACGTCGCCCAGGCCGCGTTCAACGAACGTGGTGGTCGCGCCGCGTCCGCCGGTATCCATCACTTCGACGTTTTTCATCAGCTGAGTCATAAACTGCGTAGTTTTAGCGCGATCGCCGTTGTTGGCTTGATCTGCCGCACCCCAGGCCGCCAGCCAGGTATAGCGCCCGTTGCCGGAAGTTTTGGGATTAGGGAAAACCAGCTTCACGTCGCTGCGGATCAGATCGTTCCAGTCATGGATTTGCTTTGGATTACCTTTGCGTACCAGAAACGCCATGGTGGAGTAAAACGGCGAGCTATGGTTGGGCAGGCGAGATTGCCAGTCGGCCGGCAACAGACGACCACGATCGTGCAGGATTTGCACATCGGTGACCTGGTTGTACGTCACCACATCGGCCTTCAGACCCTGCAGGATTGCCAGCGCCTGTTTCGACGAGCCGGCATGTGATTGATGAATGGTGAGTTTGTCGTTCGGGTGTTGCTCATCCCATTGCTGGATAAAAGGAGCATTCAGCGCCGTAAAGAGTTCACGTGACACATCATAAGAGCTGTTTAACAGCTCGGTTGCCTGCGCGCTTGCGGCCAACAGCAAAGAGAGCGCCGCGCCGCCGAGAAACTTTTTCGCTACGGGAAAGGTCATTTCACACCCTGAGTATTGATCCGGCTCACATCACCGTATGCTCAGTGTATTTATAACTCAGGGCAAAGCTGTAACGGTTTTATATATCTTTTGCTGCTTTAAAAGTAGAAAAAAGCATAAGCGCGCGGCAAAGCTTAACGACAAAATAGCAAAGCCGCCACGCGTGGGCAAAACGCCGTAAACCAGGCGATACCGCCCACGATTTATAATGCCAATAGCGCCTCGACAGAAGGCGCGAACCACCATGCGCCGCTCACCGGTTTCGTAAAGCGCAGCATAGCGTCATATTTGCCGTCACGTTCGCCAAACATACTTAATAGCTGCTGTTCAATATTATATAGCGTGGCGCAATAGGCGATAAAATAGAGGCCGTTAGTGCCGCTGGCGGTGCCGTAAGGCAGGCTCTGACGCAGGATCTTTAATCCCTGCCCGTTCTCTTTTAGATCGACACGGCTAACGTGGGATGTTGCAGGACGCGCGTCCCCTTCCAGCTCTTCATTGCTTAACTTAGTGCGCCCGATGATCTGTTCCTGCTTTGCAATCGGCAGGCGCTGCAGCTGCGATAAATTATGTTCCCAACGTTGGGTAAAGACGTAGCTGCCACCGGCATCCGCCCCGTTGGCGATGATCGCCACCTGTTGACGTTTTTCTCCCTGCGGGTTTTCTGTGCCATCAACAAATCCGGAGAGATCGCGATCTTCCGTCCAGCGAAAACCGTGCGTCTCTTCTTCAATGCGCACCGTCGGACCAAAGGCCGCCAGCGCCGCCTGCGCCAGGGTGAAGTTAACGTCGTGACGCAGAGATTGAATATGAATCAGCAAGTCGCGTTGAGTAGCGGGCGCCATATTTTTTCCCAGCGGCTGAAAATCCTTTAGCTCCGGCGCGCTGTCGCCTGGCTGCAGATCGCGCCAGAGCGCATTGCCGAAAGCGACGGTGGCGCCCAGCGCCGCTTCGGGATAATCCGCCTGCAGCTGGGTTAACTGATGATAAAAGGCTTTAACGCCCTGACGAAGGGTATTTAGATCGCCCTGCACCCTGGCTTCCAGCCAGATGGCAAAACGATTATGTTCGGGCAAAATGCCGCTCTGGTACGAGGACATGCGGTGCTACTCCGGGAATGAAAAGGGTTGAAACAGGGCCATTATCATACCGGAAAACAGCGGCAGTCATTGATCTTGCGCGTATTCTTTATGGCGACTTAATGACTGACATAAAACAGGACGCATAACCCACCGCGCCTTTGCTGACGCGCTACTGTTGCGCCAACTCTTTCAGATAAGAGGAGAGCCAGTTAAGAAAAACGGTTAGCGTTGGCGGGAAGCGCAACGAAAATCCGGGTAACCCAAAAATATGATCAAATGCGGCAGATGCCGAACCATTATCAGGGTACTTTTTCAGAAATCCGTCTATATCATCGATAATATAGCCAAGATATTCATCCCTCCCTACCGAGTTTATATAGGTTAAAACCATTTCTGGATAAGAAGAACCAAAAGTATCTGAGGAAGTCGGCCCCCAAATGATATCAAACAATTCTCTCATTGATGAATAATCCTCATTACCCATTTATACCTCCGGATAAGCTGACAAAATAAAATATGGTTTCCCGTTATTGTACTGACGGATCAGTACAATTTTAATACGGTTAGCGTTATAAACAACGGTTGACCCCGGCTTAACGACGATGCCGACATTGCGATTGGCGGAATAAACAATCGTAAGCGAACGTTGTCGAGAGCCTAATGAGGCTGCTGACCAAGATTTGATCGTTGATCGTGCGTTTTTTAACGCAGCAGTGATAACTGTCTCGGCAAGGTCGAGAGATGTAAATGAACCAGCAGGTTGAGGATGTAGGTTTCCTGAGCGAATACTTTTCTCAATACGTTGAAACAGTTCTTCCGGCGTCTTCCCTACATGCCGGGCGATAGTATGCCCGCCGCCCGGTAACCCCTTAATCGCTTCATGTTCAATGAGCCGAATACGTCCCATACGCACTTTAGCAATTCGCACCGCGCCAATGGCCATCGCGGGGGCGAAAGGAACGGCAATATCAACCGTCAGCCCGATAGCCAACGCACTATCCTCGCTGGCACCCAATTGCTTAGCCAGGGCGGCGGCGGTCTGAAACGTTGCCGTACGAGTATTACGCCCGGTCAGAATACGCTCAGCGGCGGTATTAATGGCGTCCATGCTGTGCGCGCCGGTAGCAACACAAGCAGCCTTGGTTAACAAGCTGGGATCAGGTGCCAGACATAAAGCTGTCGCGCCCATCAGCTCTACGGTCCCCTGGGCTAACTCCAGCCCGCCCAGCAGCCGGTTGCTAAGCATTTCAGCTTCGGTAACGTTGTGTATACAAAAAATGCGCGAAAATCTTCATGGTTTAATGATCTAATTATCTGTTTGCTAAGGTTTAGCATTGCGCCAGCGCAGGCCAGCGATAAAACTGGCGGGCAAAAAACCCGCCTCTCTGTTTTCTCTTAACGCTGCCAGATAATTTTGCTGACCTGCCAGCTTTTTAGCACGTCATCGGGCGGGATCAGGCCTTGTGGGCCGGCCCATTTGCCCTGATACAGATAGCTGATATGCACGCTGCCGGGCGCCTGACACAATACGGCGGAAGCGGCTTCATCACTGGCGGCCTGGCAATGACCAAAAGCTTTTTGATAATGGTCGCTGAAGAGATCGCCAATACGCGTGCCATCGGCGCTGGCGATATCCCGATCCGTGACGTCAATACGGCTCACGGTCTCTTTACCGCTAAAGGTTAGCTTTACTTCGTTTTCGGTCAGCGCCTGCCAGAAACTGACCACGCCGCCCTGTTCGCTGCGCATGCCCTGCCGCAGCCGATAGTCGCCGTTCAGCCCCTCGTTAAGAGCATCTTCCTGCAGCGGCGTAGTGCCATTAATGGCTCCCACGCCCTGCTCGGTTACCGTCAGGGAAGAGCCAAACCAGTTGCCGGGCCACAGCGTGGACCATGACCAGTCAAGCGGATTCCACCAGCTTGATGCGCTGCTGTTTGAGCCGTGGCTGGCGCAGCCCGCCAGCAATAAAGTGGCGACGATCAAAGCCGGACGTAGTGATTTCATTGCAGCTCCTGTAGTGATTACACAACGTTTTCCAGTGTGGTTGGAGTCGCGTAAGCGCAAAAAGTTTTATTCCGCCTGATTGAGCTGCGTATTAAAGCAGGCTTTCAGGCGGCGACTAAGCAGTAGCCAGAGCAGCGCTAACAGATCAAACAGCGCGGGCAGCCACAGCGCAAACGACGAAATATCGCCTTCCTGCGCGCTTTGCCACAGCACCAGCGCCAGGCTCAGCAGCAAAGTCGCGCACAGCACCCAGCGCCAGGCTTGCCAGAGCGCGGGCCAGCGTTGGCGGTAACCCGTGAGCAGCAGCCCGACGGCGGCCGGGATCCCCAGCGCCATCCCTATCCAAAAGATATTTCTGTCAGGATAAAAGAGTTCCAGCAGTTCAGCGCCCTGCTGGCGCGACGCGCCGGCCATAATAAACAGCACCCAGGTGCGCGCCTGTAACAACAGAATCAGCCAGAACGTGAGCGGCAGCCGCAACTGCCCCTTGCTGTCATAGTCATCAGGAGTGAAAAGCATCATACGAAAGGACAATCGCCGCGCTGACGCGGCCCGGCAACATTAATACTCACGATCTTCAATCAGCCGCTTGCCCAGGCAGACCGCATCCTGCATCTCGTAATCAAGCTTTTCATAAAAACCAATGACCGCGTCGTTTTCTTCGCGCACGATCAGATTAATTTTCGGGCAGCCACGCGCAATCAGCTTTTTCTCCAGTCGGTTAAGCAGCGCGTTGGCAAAGCCGCGTCCACGATAATCGGGATGCACGCCAAGGTAGTAGACCGAGCCGCGATGGCCGTCATAACCCCCCATTAAAGTGCCAACGATTTCGCCGCCGACCACCGCAACCAGAAAGAGATCGGGATCGTGATTGAGTTTACGCTCAATATCCATTTCCGGATCGTTCCAGGGACGCAGCAGATCGCAACGTTCCCAAAGCGTAATGACTTCTTCAAAGTCTTCCTGGCGGAATGCGCGGATTTCCATGAAATTTTCTCAGAGTTACTTACAATTCGCTGATTATCACGCATTCTTTGCCTGGCGCAACCCTCGTGGCGCCTCCGATGGGAAAAAAATTCGCGTCTGCTGCTTATTTAGCTGAAATAAATGGTAAAAGGCTGAAACAGGTTGTCGGTCGAAGCCCTTCTGCTGTCATGTTATAACGTTATTTTAACGTTGGACGCCGCCATGAAAAAATTCTCTCCATTAACGACCCGACGCCAGCTGCTGCTTTCCGGCGCGGCTTTGGCGCTGCTGCCAGCTACGCGCGCGCTGGCGAAAAGTGAACCGGCCTCGCTGGCGCCGCGTCCACAGGCGAAATCATCACGGCCCGCCGACGGTAAAAAAATCGTTATGCTCGATCCCGGTCATGGCGGTGTTGATTCCGGCGCAGTGGGTAAAGAAGGCAGCGAAGAAAAACATATCGTGCTGGAGATAGCGCATAATGTGCGTCAGCAGCTGGGTCAGCACAGCCATATCGAGGTGCGCCTGACGCGTGAAAGCGATCATTTTATCCCGCTGGCCGAGCGGGTAGAGATTGCGCATCAGCACGGGGCCGATCTGTTTATGTCTATTCACGCCGACGGTTTTACCAGCCCAAGCGCCAACGGCGCATCGGTATTCGCCCTGTCGAACCGTGGCGCCAGCAGCGCAATGGCGCGTTATCTGTCGGAGAAAGAGAACGCGGCGGATAAGGTAGGCGGCGTTAAGGTGCAAAGCGATAATCCTTATTTGCAACAGGTGCTGTTTGATCTGGTGCAGACGGATACCATTAAAAATAGCCTGACGCTGGGCAGCCATATTCTTAAGCAGATCCGTCCGGTTCATCATCTGCACAGTCAGCACACTGAGCAGGCCGCGTTTGCCGTGCTGAAATCCCCGTCGATTCCTTCCGTGCTGGTAGAAACGTCTTTTATTACCAATCCAGAAGAGGAGCGTCTGCTGGGCACCACCGCTTTCCGACAAAAGATTGCCAGCGCCATCGCCGACGGCATCGTGAGCTTTTTTGCCGAATTTGACCGCCACAATCAGCGTCCGGGTTAGGTATAATCCTTACACTGAAGCAAAAGGCCAGATGATGACCTTTTTTATGACATAGTGAAGCGAAGATGAATGCTCCCAATATTGAACAGGTAAAAGCCTTTCTGCTGACATTACAGGATGAGATCTGTCAACAGCTGACGCTGGCAGACGGCGGCGCGCAGTTTCAGGAAGATAGCTGGACGCGCGCGGGCGGCGGCGGCGGCCGTAGCCGCGTGCTGCGCCAGGGCGCGGTGTTTGAGCAAGCGGGAGTGAATTTCTCTCATGTGCATGGCGACAAGATGCCCGCCTCTGCTACCGCGCACCGCCCGGAACTGGCTGGACGCAGCTTTGAAGCGCTGGGCGTTTCGCTGGTGATCCATCCGGAAAACCCCTATATCCCGACCAGTCATGCCAATGTGCGCTTTTTTATAGCGGAAAAACCAGGCGCCGATCCGGTCTGGTGGTTTGGCGGCGGCTTTGATTTAACGCCGTTTTATGGCTTTGAAGAGGATGCCGTTCACTGGCATCAGACCGCCTTCGATCTCTGTCAGCCGTTTGGCGAGGATGTCTACGCACGTTATAAAAAGTGGTGCGATGATTATTTCTACCTGAAGCATCGCAATGAGCAGCGCGGTATCGGCGGGCTGTTTTTCGACGATCTGAATACGCCCGATTTTGAACGCAGTTTCGCCTTTACCCGTGCGGTAGG
This Mixta hanseatica DNA region includes the following protein-coding sequences:
- the cysT gene encoding sulfate/thiosulfate ABC transporter permease CysT, coding for MFVASSKRVLPGFGISLGSSLFFTCLILLLPMSALIMQLAQMSLAQYWDVITNPQVVAAYKVTLLSAAVASLFNAVFGMLMAWILTRYRFPGRSLLDGLMDLPFALPTAVAGLTLAGLFSVNGWYGQWLAQFDIKVSYTWLGIAVAMAFTSIPFVVRTVQPVLEELGPEYEEAAQTLGATPWQSFRRVVLPEVAPALLAGTALSFTRSLGEFGAIIFIAGNIAWKTEVTSLMIFIRLQEFDYPAASAIASVILAASLLLLFAINTLQSRFGRRLGGH
- the cysP gene encoding thiosulfate ABC transporter substrate-binding protein CysP, coding for MTFPVAKKFLGGAALSLLLAASAQATELLNSSYDVSRELFTALNAPFIQQWDEQHPNDKLTIHQSHAGSSKQALAILQGLKADVVTYNQVTDVQILHDRGRLLPADWQSRLPNHSSPFYSTMAFLVRKGNPKQIHDWNDLIRSDVKLVFPNPKTSGNGRYTWLAAWGAADQANNGDRAKTTQFMTQLMKNVEVMDTGGRGATTTFVERGLGDVLISFESEVNNIRNQYAPQGYEVVVPKTDILAEFPVAWLDKNVAQKHTEAAAKAYLNYLYTPAAQQIMTKFYYRVNNPQLMQQANFPQTELFRVEDRFGSWENIMKTHFASGGELDKLLAAGRG
- a CDS encoding Dyp-type peroxidase, with product MSSYQSGILPEHNRFAIWLEARVQGDLNTLRQGVKAFYHQLTQLQADYPEAALGATVAFGNALWRDLQPGDSAPELKDFQPLGKNMAPATQRDLLIHIQSLRHDVNFTLAQAALAAFGPTVRIEEETHGFRWTEDRDLSGFVDGTENPQGEKRQQVAIIANGADAGGSYVFTQRWEHNLSQLQRLPIAKQEQIIGRTKLSNEELEGDARPATSHVSRVDLKENGQGLKILRQSLPYGTASGTNGLYFIAYCATLYNIEQQLLSMFGERDGKYDAMLRFTKPVSGAWWFAPSVEALLAL
- a CDS encoding RNase A-like domain-containing protein; this encodes MLSNRLLGGLELAQGTVELMGATALCLAPDPSLLTKAACVATGAHSMDAINTAAERILTGRNTRTATFQTAAALAKQLGASEDSALAIGLTVDIAVPFAPAMAIGAVRIAKVRMGRIRLIEHEAIKGLPGGGHTIARHVGKTPEELFQRIEKSIRSGNLHPQPAGSFTSLDLAETVITAALKNARSTIKSWSAASLGSRQRSLTIVYSANRNVGIVVKPGSTVVYNANRIKIVLIRQYNNGKPYFILSAYPEV
- a CDS encoding RpoE-regulated lipoprotein; the protein is MKSLRPALIVATLLLAGCASHGSNSSASSWWNPLDWSWSTLWPGNWFGSSLTVTEQGVGAINGTTPLQEDALNEGLNGDYRLRQGMRSEQGGVVSFWQALTENEVKLTFSGKETVSRIDVTDRDIASADGTRIGDLFSDHYQKAFGHCQAASDEAASAVLCQAPGSVHISYLYQGKWAGPQGLIPPDDVLKSWQVSKIIWQR
- a CDS encoding DUF2919 domain-containing protein, which encodes MLFTPDDYDSKGQLRLPLTFWLILLLQARTWVLFIMAGASRQQGAELLELFYPDRNIFWIGMALGIPAAVGLLLTGYRQRWPALWQAWRWVLCATLLLSLALVLWQSAQEGDISSFALWLPALFDLLALLWLLLSRRLKACFNTQLNQAE
- a CDS encoding GNAT family acetyltransferase, whose protein sequence is MEIRAFRQEDFEEVITLWERCDLLRPWNDPEMDIERKLNHDPDLFLVAVVGGEIVGTLMGGYDGHRGSVYYLGVHPDYRGRGFANALLNRLEKKLIARGCPKINLIVREENDAVIGFYEKLDYEMQDAVCLGKRLIEDREY
- the amiA gene encoding N-acetylmuramoyl-L-alanine amidase AmiA; amino-acid sequence: MDAAMKKFSPLTTRRQLLLSGAALALLPATRALAKSEPASLAPRPQAKSSRPADGKKIVMLDPGHGGVDSGAVGKEGSEEKHIVLEIAHNVRQQLGQHSHIEVRLTRESDHFIPLAERVEIAHQHGADLFMSIHADGFTSPSANGASVFALSNRGASSAMARYLSEKENAADKVGGVKVQSDNPYLQQVLFDLVQTDTIKNSLTLGSHILKQIRPVHHLHSQHTEQAAFAVLKSPSIPSVLVETSFITNPEEERLLGTTAFRQKIASAIADGIVSFFAEFDRHNQRPG
- the hemF gene encoding oxygen-dependent coproporphyrinogen oxidase, whose translation is MNAPNIEQVKAFLLTLQDEICQQLTLADGGAQFQEDSWTRAGGGGGRSRVLRQGAVFEQAGVNFSHVHGDKMPASATAHRPELAGRSFEALGVSLVIHPENPYIPTSHANVRFFIAEKPGADPVWWFGGGFDLTPFYGFEEDAVHWHQTAFDLCQPFGEDVYARYKKWCDDYFYLKHRNEQRGIGGLFFDDLNTPDFERSFAFTRAVGQGFLDGYLPIVQRRKGIPWGERERQFQLYRRGRYVEFNLVWDRGTLFGLQTGGRTESILMSMPPLVRWEYDYQPQPGSPEAALYSDFLPVKAWLQA